From the Bacillus sp. SM2101 genome, one window contains:
- a CDS encoding transposase: VFSGRKIEALLKDSIRMMWLAQGYEPSYRTINRFRVQPEVKELIRECFVQFRCQLIEEKLIDQEAIFIDGTKIEANANKFTFVWKKSIENYHKSLIEKSNQLYNELLKNEIIPEIERESAEQLSLEELAQLVPKIDDVVTEYDKQIEDTSDVSERKAFRSERKYPKQIRKQLIDFVSRKQKYQ, translated from the coding sequence GTCTTTTCTGGACGCAAAATTGAAGCCCTATTAAAAGACAGTATTCGTATGATGTGGCTAGCTCAAGGATATGAACCAAGCTACCGCACAATCAATCGATTCCGTGTTCAACCAGAAGTCAAAGAATTAATTCGAGAATGCTTTGTCCAATTCCGTTGCCAATTGATTGAAGAAAAACTTATTGATCAAGAAGCGATTTTTATTGATGGTACAAAGATTGAAGCAAATGCGAATAAATTTACGTTCGTATGGAAGAAATCCATTGAGAACTATCATAAGAGTTTAATTGAAAAGTCAAACCAATTGTACAATGAGTTACTTAAAAATGAAATCATACCTGAAATTGAACGTGAATCGGCTGAGCAATTATCATTGGAAGAGCTCGCTCAATTGGTTCCAAAAATAGACGATGTCGTAACTGAGTATGATAAACAAATTGAAGATACGTCAGACGTTTCAGAACGAAAAGCCTTTAGAAGTGAACGTAAGTATCCAAAACAAATTCGAAAGCAATTGATTGATTTCGTCTCACGTAAACAGAAATATCAACA